The Fortiea contorta PCC 7126 genome has a segment encoding these proteins:
- a CDS encoding IS701 family transposase, translated as MKETTPTAMPPCFEKWCQRFDDVFNHQAQKREFRHYLGGLLGESERKNLLQMAGNAIGVNYHRLHHFLTDAPWSAKKLNERRLEVMNKCSQTRINRGFSLIIDDSGHRKSGNLTEGVGRQYIGEIGKTDNGIVVVTSHLYDGRKSLPLDIELYQHADSLPQGKQDPLFEKKTEIAIKLIDQTRERGYQPGIVIVDAGYGNNTSFLLELEKRNLKYLGGVAKNRKVTISNQGNYQQTIRLDELAQTLPQEAFSEIKLKLDKSRTVWVATRLVEISRLEGQRSIAIVMNADTFSNATDIDYFITNVSTSVVTPEWIVNTYSQRNWVEVFYREAKGFLGLKEYQVRDKTSLIRHFILVFCAYTFILWHQLTGGLRRRWATKPLNTFTDALEAFRTAISFRFFEWLTINRDVFASHKASFGFIWA; from the coding sequence ATGAAAGAGACAACTCCCACAGCCATGCCCCCATGCTTTGAAAAATGGTGTCAAAGGTTTGATGATGTATTTAATCATCAAGCGCAAAAAAGGGAGTTCAGACATTATTTAGGGGGATTATTGGGGGAAAGTGAGAGAAAAAACCTGTTACAGATGGCAGGAAACGCCATAGGGGTGAATTACCATAGATTACACCACTTTTTAACAGATGCACCTTGGTCGGCTAAAAAGCTGAATGAAAGACGCTTGGAGGTAATGAACAAGTGTAGTCAAACTAGAATTAATCGGGGATTTAGCTTGATAATTGATGATTCAGGGCATAGGAAAAGTGGTAACTTGACTGAAGGAGTTGGAAGACAATATATTGGAGAAATCGGTAAGACTGATAATGGAATAGTAGTGGTAACAAGTCATTTATATGATGGCAGAAAAAGCCTACCATTAGATATAGAGTTATATCAGCACGCTGATTCATTACCACAGGGGAAACAAGACCCATTATTTGAGAAGAAAACCGAGATAGCAATTAAGTTAATAGACCAAACAAGAGAGCGAGGATATCAACCAGGAATAGTAATTGTAGATGCGGGATATGGTAACAATACATCATTCCTATTAGAACTAGAAAAGCGAAACTTAAAGTATTTAGGAGGAGTAGCCAAAAATCGGAAAGTCACAATTAGTAACCAAGGAAATTATCAACAAACAATCAGGCTAGATGAATTAGCACAGACGTTGCCCCAAGAAGCTTTTAGCGAAATTAAACTCAAATTAGATAAATCCCGAACAGTGTGGGTAGCAACAAGACTTGTAGAGATATCACGTCTAGAGGGACAGCGAAGTATAGCTATCGTGATGAATGCTGATACTTTCTCAAATGCCACTGATATCGACTATTTTATCACTAATGTTTCTACATCTGTTGTCACTCCAGAATGGATAGTCAACACCTATTCTCAACGAAATTGGGTGGAAGTTTTCTATCGAGAAGCCAAAGGCTTTCTCGGATTAAAAGAATATCAAGTCCGAGATAAAACTAGTCTCATACGACATTTTATCCTGGTTTTTTGTGCCTATACTTTTATTCTTTGGCATCAGCTGACTGGGGGTTTGAGACGTAGGTGGGCAACTAAACCTTTGAACACTTTTACTGATGCTTTAGAAGCGTTTAGAACAGCGATTTCTTTCCGTTTTTTTGAATGGCTAACCATTAATCGTGACGTATTTGCCTCTCATAAAGCCAGTTTCGGCTTTATTTGGGCTTAA